In Argiope bruennichi chromosome 4, qqArgBrue1.1, whole genome shotgun sequence, a single window of DNA contains:
- the LOC129966001 gene encoding uncharacterized protein LOC129966001 — MHFNQVSVVVVALFGCVIATGYGGGAGGGFGGNRGFGGGAGGGYGGGAGGGYGGGAGGGYGGGAGGNYPPQPYNFDYQARDEQGNVHYRNEQGDQSGAVRGSYGYTDNQGLYRVVDYVADANGFRANVRTNEPGTDGKESPADVQLTAEQPPAGIQDRYTRVGGGYGGGAGYGGGAGAGAGGYGGGAGAGRGGASGFRGGAGGFGGAGGFGGFRGGHSGKSGY; from the exons gtTTCCGTTGTAGTTGTAGCCCTCTTTGGCTGTGTTATCGCCACTGGATATGGTGGTGGTGCTGGTGGTGGTTTTGGAGGTAACCGAGGATTCGGCGGAGGTGCAGGAGGTGGATATGGTGGAGGTGCAGGAGGTGGATATGGCGGAGGTGCTGGAGGCGGATATGGCGGAGGAGCTGGAGGCAAC TACCCTCCCCAACCTTACAACTTCGACTACCAAGCTCGAGATGAACAAGGCAATGTCCACTACCGAAATGAACAAGGTGACCAGTCTGGAGCTGTCCGAGGATCTTACGGATACACCGACAACCAGGGTCTGTACAGAGTAGTTGACTACGTTGCTGATGCCAATGGATTCCGTGCCAACGTCAGGACCAACGAACCTGGAACTGACGGCAAAGAAAGCCCCGCTGATGTCCAACTGACCGCTGAACAGCCACCTGCAGGTATCCAAGACAGATACACCCGAGTTGGAGGAGGATATGGTGGTGGAGCAG GTTATGGAGGTGGAGCCGGAGCCGGAGCTGGAGGTTATGGAGGAGGTGCTGGAGCAGGACGTGGAGGAGCCAGCGGATTCAGAGGAGGTGCCGGAGGATTCGGAGGTGCAGGAGGATTTGGAGGTTTCCGAGGAGGCCACAGTGGAAAGAGCGGATACTAG